One genomic region from Hoeflea algicola encodes:
- the gcvH gene encoding glycine cleavage system protein GcvH, translating to MLKFTEDHEWLKIEGDVATVGITEHAAEQLGDLVFVELPDAGSTFDKGGDAATVESVKAASDVYCPLAGEIVEVNQAIVDDPSLVNSDPTGAGWFFKLKLANVSDADALMDETAYQAMIG from the coding sequence ATGCTCAAATTTACCGAAGACCATGAATGGCTCAAGATCGAGGGCGATGTGGCCACCGTCGGCATCACCGAACACGCCGCCGAACAGCTTGGCGATCTGGTTTTTGTGGAACTTCCGGATGCAGGCAGCACATTTGACAAGGGCGGGGACGCAGCGACCGTTGAATCGGTCAAGGCCGCCTCCGATGTCTATTGCCCGCTCGCCGGTGAAATTGTCGAGGTCAACCAGGCGATCGTCGATGATCCGTCGCTGGTCAATTCCGACCCGACCGGCGCCGGCTGGTTCTTCAAGCTCAAGCTCGCCAATGTCAGCGATGCCGATGCGCTAATGGATGAAACCGCCTACCAGGCCATGATTGGTTGA
- the bcsN gene encoding cellulose biosynthesis protein BcsN: MTPRLMTMMVLAMSVSGCATGDDPTMFTGAIKPVAPTLTADVSPDYAAAYLPQVAGRVDAVRQTSRTDHIFQTILYPNPGYSDGENQLTVSIAPPSSDKSYFQAPTQREVVREMRGQLPGVPMRIMATAGQNQNGPFGYAIGASANGGTCIFAWQTARDISRDDQTGFARFGRTRYAAKVRLRYCHPTMTEGSLVSLMAGLRIREVSEATVEMLRFAEGSGVAGRATYAIQQPEPVQKRPTALRPKAVVATASGKAKTAALPVRSGPRVLKPEELAGYKNAQASMPATVAVASKVATKPVAVKAPAIPLPGDLDR, encoded by the coding sequence ATGACGCCGCGTCTCATGACCATGATGGTCCTGGCAATGTCCGTTAGCGGATGCGCCACCGGGGATGACCCCACAATGTTTACCGGAGCGATCAAACCTGTCGCACCGACGCTGACCGCCGACGTGTCGCCCGATTATGCCGCAGCCTACCTGCCGCAGGTCGCCGGTCGCGTCGATGCGGTGCGGCAAACCTCGCGCACTGATCACATCTTCCAGACCATCCTCTATCCCAATCCCGGCTACAGCGATGGCGAGAACCAGTTGACGGTGTCGATCGCGCCGCCATCTTCGGACAAATCCTATTTCCAGGCTCCAACCCAGCGTGAAGTCGTCCGCGAGATGCGCGGTCAACTGCCCGGCGTCCCTATGCGCATCATGGCCACTGCTGGTCAGAACCAGAACGGGCCTTTCGGCTATGCGATCGGCGCCAGCGCCAATGGCGGCACCTGCATTTTCGCCTGGCAAACCGCCCGCGACATCAGCCGTGACGATCAAACCGGTTTCGCTCGGTTCGGACGCACCCGCTACGCTGCCAAGGTCAGGCTGCGCTATTGCCACCCGACAATGACGGAAGGGTCTCTGGTCTCGCTGATGGCGGGATTGCGGATACGTGAAGTCTCTGAAGCCACGGTCGAGATGCTGCGTTTTGCTGAAGGCTCAGGTGTTGCCGGCCGCGCCACCTATGCCATTCAACAGCCGGAGCCGGTGCAAAAACGCCCCACGGCATTGCGGCCGAAGGCGGTGGTGGCAACGGCGAGCGGGAAGGCAAAAACCGCCGCGCTGCCGGTGCGCAGTGGCCCGCGTGTGCTCAAGCCTGAAGAACTCGCCGGCTACAAGAATGCCCAGGCATCAATGCCTGCAACCGTGGCGGTTGCTAGTAAAGTGGCCACCAAGCCGGTCGCGGTCAAAGCGCCAGCCATACCGCTACCCGGCGATCTCGATCGGTAG
- the gcvP gene encoding aminomethyl-transferring glycine dehydrogenase produces the protein MSITLPDYDPYDFANRRHIGPSPAEIADMLKVVGAASLDALIDETVPGSIRQQQPLAFGEPMSERGVLDHLRATANKNTVMLSLIGQGYHGTIMPPVIQRTILENPAWYTAYTPYQPEISQGRLEALLNFQTMVSDLTGLDIANASLLDEATAAAEAMAIAERVSKSKSTLFFVDHHCHPQTIDVIRTRAEPLGWDVKVGDPFTELDPAAVFGAIFQYPGTYGHVHDFTDLITALHAEKAIAVVAADPLSLTLLKSPGEMGADIAIGSMQRFGVPMGYGGPHAAYMAVKDAYKRSMPGRLVGVTIDTRGNQAYRLALQTREQHIRREKATSNICTAQVLLAVIASMYAVFHGPVGLKAIAGRVHTRATTLAKGLKQLGFVIDPAIFFDTVTVYAEGKQAEILEAARGEGINLRKVGDDRIGIALDEVSRAATVEAVWRAFGGDMTFGDLQAGPDIPDPLVRQSHYLEHPIFHMNRAETEMTRYIRRLSDKDLALDRTMIPLGSCTMKLNATAEMLSITWPEFADIHPFAPADQALGYKQMIDDLSDKLCLITGYDAISMQPNSGAQGEFAGLMTIRAWHRANGDDHRHICLIPTSAHGTNPASAQMAGMTVVAVGTRENGDIDIDDFRAKAELHSANLAACMITYPSTHGVFEETAQEICKITHAHGGQVYLDGANLNALVGLARPGDIGADVSHLNLHKTFCIPHGGGGPGMGPIGVKAHLTPHLPGHWATDGKPGAVSAAPFGSASILPISWAYCLMMGGDGLTQATKIAILNANYIAARMKGAYDVLYTSSKGRVAHECILDTRPLAVSAGVSVDDVAKRLIDCGFHAPTMSWPVAGTLMIEPTESEVKAELDRFCSAMLAIRAEAQAIEDGSMDRENNPLKNAPHTIEDLVGPWDRPYDREAACFPAGSMRSTKYFAPVNRVDNVYGDRHLVCSCPPMSDYAEAAE, from the coding sequence ATGAGCATTACCCTGCCTGATTACGATCCTTATGACTTTGCCAATCGCCGTCATATCGGCCCCTCGCCTGCCGAGATCGCCGACATGCTCAAGGTGGTGGGCGCCGCCTCGCTTGATGCGCTGATCGATGAAACCGTCCCCGGTTCGATCCGCCAGCAACAGCCGCTGGCCTTTGGCGAACCGATGAGCGAGCGCGGTGTGCTCGACCATCTGCGTGCTACGGCGAACAAAAACACCGTAATGCTGTCGCTGATCGGTCAGGGATATCACGGCACCATCATGCCGCCGGTGATCCAGCGCACCATTCTCGAAAATCCCGCCTGGTACACGGCCTATACGCCCTACCAGCCGGAAATCAGCCAGGGCCGGCTGGAAGCGCTGTTGAATTTCCAGACCATGGTCAGTGACCTCACAGGTCTCGACATCGCCAATGCATCGCTGCTGGACGAAGCAACGGCGGCAGCCGAAGCCATGGCGATCGCCGAACGGGTTTCCAAATCCAAGAGCACCCTTTTCTTCGTCGATCACCATTGCCACCCGCAGACCATTGACGTGATCCGCACCCGCGCCGAGCCGCTGGGCTGGGACGTCAAGGTGGGCGATCCGTTCACCGAACTGGATCCGGCCGCGGTCTTTGGCGCGATCTTCCAGTATCCGGGCACCTATGGCCATGTGCACGACTTCACCGATTTGATCACAGCGTTGCACGCGGAAAAGGCAATTGCCGTTGTCGCGGCCGATCCGCTGTCGCTGACATTGCTGAAATCGCCGGGCGAAATGGGCGCCGACATCGCCATCGGTTCGATGCAACGCTTCGGCGTACCGATGGGCTATGGCGGTCCGCATGCGGCCTATATGGCGGTCAAGGATGCCTACAAGCGGTCAATGCCCGGCCGCCTTGTCGGCGTCACCATCGATACGCGCGGCAACCAGGCCTACCGTCTGGCGCTGCAGACCCGCGAACAGCATATCCGCCGCGAAAAGGCCACATCCAACATCTGCACCGCGCAGGTGCTGCTCGCCGTCATCGCCTCGATGTATGCGGTATTTCACGGGCCGGTCGGGCTCAAGGCCATCGCCGGGCGCGTCCATACCCGCGCAACCACGCTTGCCAAGGGGCTCAAGCAACTCGGCTTTGTGATCGATCCGGCAATCTTCTTCGACACCGTGACGGTGTATGCGGAAGGCAAGCAGGCGGAAATTCTCGAGGCGGCACGCGGCGAGGGCATCAATCTGCGCAAGGTTGGCGACGATCGCATCGGCATCGCGCTCGACGAGGTCTCGCGTGCGGCCACTGTGGAAGCGGTGTGGCGCGCCTTTGGCGGCGACATGACATTCGGCGACCTTCAGGCCGGGCCGGACATCCCCGATCCGCTGGTGCGGCAGTCGCACTATCTGGAACATCCGATTTTCCACATGAACCGCGCAGAAACCGAAATGACGCGCTATATCCGACGCCTGTCGGACAAGGATCTGGCGCTGGACCGGACGATGATTCCGCTCGGCTCGTGCACTATGAAGCTCAATGCGACGGCGGAGATGCTGTCGATCACCTGGCCGGAATTTGCCGACATCCACCCGTTCGCACCGGCCGATCAGGCGCTTGGCTACAAGCAAATGATCGACGATCTGTCGGACAAGCTGTGCCTGATCACCGGCTATGACGCGATCTCGATGCAGCCCAATTCGGGCGCCCAGGGCGAGTTCGCCGGTCTGATGACGATCCGCGCCTGGCACCGCGCCAACGGCGATGACCATCGTCATATCTGCCTGATTCCGACATCGGCGCATGGCACCAACCCGGCCTCGGCGCAGATGGCGGGGATGACCGTCGTTGCCGTCGGCACCCGCGAGAACGGTGACATCGATATCGATGATTTCCGCGCCAAGGCGGAGTTGCATTCGGCCAATCTGGCGGCCTGCATGATCACCTATCCGTCGACACACGGCGTGTTCGAGGAAACGGCCCAGGAGATCTGCAAGATCACCCACGCACATGGGGGCCAGGTCTATCTCGATGGCGCCAACCTCAACGCGCTGGTGGGTCTCGCCCGTCCCGGCGACATTGGCGCCGATGTCAGCCATCTCAACCTGCACAAGACCTTCTGCATTCCCCATGGCGGCGGCGGTCCGGGCATGGGGCCGATCGGGGTGAAGGCGCATCTAACACCGCATCTGCCCGGCCACTGGGCCACCGACGGCAAACCAGGTGCGGTTTCCGCAGCCCCCTTCGGCTCGGCCTCGATCCTGCCGATCTCCTGGGCCTACTGCCTGATGATGGGCGGCGACGGCCTGACCCAGGCGACCAAGATCGCGATCCTCAACGCCAACTACATCGCCGCCCGGATGAAGGGCGCCTATGACGTGCTCTACACCTCGTCCAAGGGCCGGGTTGCGCATGAGTGCATCCTCGATACGCGTCCGCTTGCGGTCAGTGCCGGGGTCAGCGTCGATGATGTCGCCAAGCGGCTGATCGATTGCGGCTTCCATGCGCCAACCATGAGCTGGCCGGTTGCGGGAACGCTGATGATCGAGCCGACGGAATCGGAGGTCAAGGCCGAGCTCGACCGGTTCTGCTCGGCCATGCTGGCGATCCGCGCAGAAGCCCAGGCGATCGAGGACGGAAGCATGGACCGGGAGAACAACCCGCTCAAGAATGCGCCGCACACGATCGAGGATCTGGTTGGCCCCTGGGACCGGCCGTATGACCGCGAAGCTGCCTGTTTCCCGGCAGGGTCGATGCGCAGCACCAAGTATTTCGCACCGGTCAACCGGGTCGACAATGTCTATGGCGACCGTCACCTGGTCTGTTCCTGCCCGCCGATGTCGGACTATGCCGAAGCGGCGGAATAA